The nucleotide sequence ATTCACAATTTTTGTGGATAATTTACTAGACAATGTTTGAAAGAATGAATTATTTTCATATGCTCAAGTGGACAGGCAGGATAAATGACATCTATTTGGTACGTAAGAAGAGATATGGCAGGATCCATCTGTTTGCTTTCATCAGGTATACTATAAAAGGAGGAATATTAAAGGCCatcaagaagatgaatgaaatGCGATTAAGGAGTAAAGAGATCTTTGTGGGTGAAGCTAAATATAGGAAGATGATTGATGTTTGGAAAAAAATCACTACGCACAATGAAGATGTCAGGGAATCTTCTGATGGAAAAACAGGAAAGAATTAAAGAAAATGATATTGAGGTGAACGAGAAAGGAAGAGTTGTCTTGAAACACTATGGAAGTGAAGAATTAGGAGCTTAGAAGGAACCGTTGGAGTTGGGATGAGATGCAGTGGTAATGATGATGCCACAGGGACTACGGGAGACAGAGCATGACAAGGATAGAAAGGTAATTGTCGTTAAGGATTTGGATGAGTGGCatgagaattttttgaaaatgcgATCGGATAATTCTTTGGTGTATCCAGCAGTTATGGTGAGTGCAAAATCTATGAGATCTCAAACAATCAGTAACGAAGCAATCTTTGAAAGAATTGAGACTTGCAAATATGGGGATAAACAAAAAGAAGAGGTTGAGTGCGAAATCTATGGGATCTCAAACATTCAGTAACGAAGCAATCTTTGAAAGAACGGAGACTTGGGAATATGCGGATGAACGGAAAGAATGGGTTGATTTGGTGTTGAATAAAAGTTCAGTTGGGGCTGGGTTGAAGCATATAAGGCCCAATATGTTAGTGTGGTGTGGCAGCGAAGTGGCTGTGTGGTGCGACGGAAAGTATGTCGTTGTGCGTTTTAAAATGGCCTCCTTGCTGGCTGCTGCGGGCGACAGTGAAGAGAGGGTGTGGCTGGTCATGGAGCCCGCGAATGGGTTGATGCCACGGTCAACAGCGCTGACGAGGCGGATCTGGGAGCAACGCGGAAGTCAGCCGTTGGTGGCGGAGGTGATAATGTCTATGCTGAGCTTGATGGCATGGAGCGTAGGGAGGAGCGTGAAGCCGCTGATACACCCAACGAGCAGAATCAAGTCGGGAAGGAGATTGGCGGAGGTATGAATAATTGTCCAAACAGCATACTGGAGGGAAACATTCCACCAAGTGCAGTTAATGAGATCCACGCTAGTTTAGACGAGAGTGGTAAGTAGCATGTTGGCATATGTTTGATGAGGGGTGATGCAGTGCATGACTCAGATTTAGAGTATGAGAATACAGTGGTGGAGGAAACTGGGTTGAAGGATGAATTGACTGTAAGGAACTTGGAAGATTTAGGGGATTCAGAGCAAGATGCAGACAGTGAAACTAATCAAGATGGGTACGGAAGAAGTTGGGATAAAGATATGGCTGGAAAACAGGGCTGTTTGGGATCTGGCGATCGAATCAGGAGCGGTTTTATAAGACGAAGATGAGACGAAGATGGGGACATTATAGCTATTCTTCAAGCGCAGAATGAAGTATTGGCACAAAAAAGAATGCAAGCAGAACAGAAGGAGCTGCCCCAAAAACCGGAATAAGGTgtgtaataaaatttttaaatgattttagtTCATGGAATGTGAGGGGTTTAGGAGGTGTTAGAAGGTGGGGAATGGTAAAAAATTTAAGCGTAAAAATAATGTGAATATGTTAGAATTGATAGAGACAAAGAAGAATGTGATTATTAAGCTTGATGTAGTGCAATTTTGGGGTAATGATATGGTGGGTTGAGAAGTTGTGGGATCGGAAGGTGCTTCCAAAGGTTTATTATAATGTGAGATGATATGATATTTAAGTGAATAAGTAATTGTTACAAAAAGGAGAGATTGTTGTGTATAGAAGGGGAATTGACAAACAATAATTTTCATTGTGCGGTTTGTTTGGTGTATGGTGCGCATACAAGAAAGGTTGCTGTGTGGGAAGAGTTGAGTTTTTTTATCGGAACTATgtcaaagttttttttttttttttgttacatggGTGACTTCAGTGAGGTTGTGCAGTTGGTAGAAAGCAAAAGGCGCTAGTGTGTACATGATATAGAACTGGGGGTATAGAACTGAATGACCGTACGTTTACGTGGTTCAGAGGTCAATAGTGCAGTCGAACTGATAGAATAGCGGTGAGTTTGGTTTTGTTGTTATCATTTGAAGCAGTTGGTTAAAAAGGAATCACAGAatcttcaaaaattaagaaatagGTATTGTGGAAATAGTCAACAAGACGATTAGCAGTTACAAAGAGTGGAATGATATTTGATCTTTGGGTTGTTGATGGCATTGACGAAGATGATTAGAAATTAATTTgttttatctatttaatatttttcttttgatgctccactttattgtgttgagctttttgtttcaaaaaaaaaagtaaatcagCATTTTACTTGAGAAACAAAGACATGATCTTGGATCTGAAAACGCGTAACAAACCTGTTAGTGTTGACGAATTTGTCGTACATGAATTGGGTGATGATGCTGGTTTTTCCGACGAATTGATCACCTAAGATCAGAAACTATCTTTGTCAACTGAATTGCCAAATGATATTTTCATCCGTGCACCCAATTCACCCAGCATTGAGTTAATTATGTTTTTCCTATAGGCAGCTTTTTTCTTAATCAAATATTCTGATTCAAAATCTTCAAGATGAACTAAATGGGATGCTGCTTCTTTCTGTAGTCCTTTTCCCTTTATCATCAGCCTCACATGTTCAACATCATCCCATCTCCCTTCAGCAGCATAGATGTTTGACAGCATTATATAAGGACCAATATCCAGTGGTTCCATCTCAATAAGTCTCTTGGCTGCAAACTCTCCAAGCTCTAGGTCTATATGCGTCCTACAACCAGAAAGCAATGCACCCCATAATACAGATCCAGCCTTGGGGACCTTTCTTATAAGATCTTCCGAGTTTTTCACCAAACCAGCTCGAGCTAGGAGATCAACCATGCAACCATAGTGTTCAACCTTGGGTTCAATTTTGTAAACTCGACACATGAGGCCAAAATACCAACAACCCTCCATGACCATACCTGCATGTGTACATGCAGATAAGACGCTAATGAAAGTAGCATCATTTGGCTGCAAACCTGACTTCTCCATCTCCAAGAATAGTTCCAAAGCTTTGTCCCCACTGCCATGCAAGCCATATGCCATGATCATAGAGTTCCATGATACAACGCTCTTAACTGGCATCTTGTTAAAAACATCTCTAGCCAGATCCATAGCCCCACATTTTGCATACGTTGTCAGAAGACAGGTTGAAAGCAAGAcatcaggtttaatgttcctaCTTTTGATAAAAGAATGAACCCAAATGCCCACATCAATCCTCCCTAAATTAGCACATGCCGTCAGCACGCTCACCATGGTAGCCTCATTTGGCACAACTTCGCCACTGTCCATCATCCTCTCAAACATTCTCAAACACTCACTGAACTTCTTGACCCGCACATACAATGCCAACATGGAATTCCACGAAACTACATTCCTCACAGGCATCAGGTCAAACAACTCAAGAGCCCTAAAAACATCCTCAATCCTTGCATACCCATCAACCATACAATTCCAAGACACTACATCTCTGACAGGCATTCTCTCAAACAACTCATTCGCAGACTCCAAATCACGAACTTCCACATACCCTGCGATCAGCGAATTCCAACTAAAAACATCCCTCtctggcatttcatcaaacaactGGCGAGCATCTCCAATTCCTCCATTCTTCATATACCCATCTATCATCGAGTTATAACTCACCAAATCCAACACAGAACTTCCCTCAAATACCGCACGTGCATCCGCAACCCTCCCAAAAACCGAGTACATCCGTATCAGTGAGTTCCTAACAAACAAATCTGATTCAAACCCGAATTTCACCACCCTGGCATGCCCTTTTTCCCCTTCTCCCACGGACCCAACATCCCCAGAAATCTTGATCAGAATCGGGAACGTGTAGTGATTTGGCTCAACACAGCGGGAGATCATTCTGTCGTAGTAGAAGCGAAGCGCCCCGGAGGAATCGCCCCTGCGAGCGTGGCTCCGCATGATGGTGTTGCAGAGGAAAGCATCAGGCTGGCGCACGTAATCGAACAGGTGAGTGGCACGTGGGGCAGTGAGGGGGTCAGAGCAGAGCTTCTTGATCGCCCTGCCAGCTGCGAGAGGGTTCTGGAAGATTCCAGAAACGAGGAGCTGGGTGTGGACCTGGTTGAACTGTCGAATGCCGGCGCATGAGTCAAGCAAGAATAAGATGGGGTGGGTTGGATCTAGTGTGGGTAAGATTTGTTCGGAGAGGCTGAGGTTGCTGTTGTGCAGTGATGGTGAACGAGAGCGGGACAGAGAAGATAGTTTAGGCCTAACTGCCATTTCGTTTAGGCGGTAAGGTGTTGGTTTCAGTTCCTTTTAGCTTCAACTTGAATGTTATAACGGTCCATCTAAATTTAGGAGACACAAATTATTTTAGATACCGAAAAAACAACGGTGTTTTGTTTAAATAGGGATGTTTGCCGTGTTTTATAGAGTTGTGGATGTATCAAAAAAGGAATCCAACGTGTTAACGTGTCAGCTAGACAGCAACACATAAATAGCGTGTTGTTTGCTGTCTCCATCCAAGAGGCAACCTTGGTATATAAAACTGAAGGAGGAAAGGGATTGGAGTGCATACCATCTTTGTTTTTCTTCACTATCACCGTACATTCTCAGCTCATCAAGCCAAGGTGCATTGATTAGCGGCCCCAAAGACGCGAATGCCACGTGTCAACATCCAAGTAGCATGCAGGTTGTGTGTTATCCTCGTCTCGCCACGTGTCTTTCATTTGTGTAGCACGCAAGTTGCGTGTTAAGATCAACGCACCATGTGTCTCCATTCTACGCAGCACGCAGGCTGCGTGTTAACAGTGATGCGCCACGTGTCACACATGCAGCAGCACGGAAGATGCGTGTTGCCACATGTCTCCTCGCAAGCGGCAAGCTCTGCACCGGGAACAACAGTCATTAATTATGAGGGTTGAGGGTTGGTAGCCCGGGTGTATAAAAGGGTGGTGGGACTGGGGTTGTTTTCATTGTCTTATTTGAGAGTGACAAAGGAGTGGCGAGGTTTGGGGTTTAGGaatgttttaaattatttttaaagttgAGAGTGAgattaatatatttataatggCACGTGATTATACTGGGGTCGTGTTTCTatagggttacctgaaactggaggtcgatctcggatgagatcttcggtacAGGTCGGAGACGgcatgtccggctggctggtggcggccggagctgtcgtgtccgacttgttggacttgctgcactgctgatccttggccaccgaagggttgggggtacctgcaagagactccgatgcttaagttagcacgggtattaagcaggttttatgtagaatcagagtatgagttatacctgggtgctccagtgtatttatagtagtgtgagctgacctttctgataagataagttagttatcttatcttatcttatcctgttttggatgaagtcagcttatcttcaagggaaccgcctttatctctgtaggctgggatttgcctttggatttgggtcgtgttcctctatttgggccctttattgggctttcctgtcgatttggccgagctcttttagaaGAAGTCGGGTAGtctaacctgaagaggtcggtcgctttttcgccaatcatcccgggtcgggtagcttgacccagggtatgaacagtgcccctgcttgagttcggtcttcttttttgaggtcgagtccttttgACTTCGATCTTTAGTGAAACCGAgttcgagcattttgtcgatttcttcctttGGTAGActctttttgaatgtagaacgttttcctctaaaggCACGCGCTTTTATAAGAGCTTTTTTTTGGGaacgcaagcggttttaatatccgcatttaattggcatttaattgccccattctcccttggcttttattttgaatttctcgaTCAGaagacggtttctcttcttcgcttcttcttcgtaacttctttctcactttcaactctttgatttttctgaagcctcCGCCTGTAGCTTTCGCGTTTCAGCCCAGTGACGTTGCTTTGTGACTTTGCTTTTTCGTGGGGGAAGGGGTGATTCTGGATTTTGCCTTCTACTTTTCTGCCTTTCTTTGCAGCTTTCTCATTTCAAGGTttggttcttctttcttttctccctcTACGCCATTTTGTgtctgttttgagaaagttttttgggaaaagtttggatctttctactTTCCGCTGTGCCTGATCACTGTGTGTTTCGTAATTTCTTCGTCTTTTGCATGGTCTTTGTTGCTTGATGCCTTTAGGGTTTTTGCATGTTTGCGAAATacttttgattttgaagctttggaatgatagttttgtttgattctgaaaaaaggtctCACTTTTGATGATTTTTGCCTGGTATATTTGCTGTTGTTTCTTActgatagactgtaggaagataattttctgttttgtttgtgttttgtctttctcctgtgaaaaatgcttgctgtttgaggTCTTCCATTCTTGTTTGCGAGACGCCGGGACGTAAGTAGATTTTCCTTGATACctcgctttgttactgcctccaaaggatgccccaggagttTTAGTTTGAGTCTTGGGATTTCCTTTTCTGTGTATTCGTCCGccgagatgtttttgagtaatccgttcttcttttcttttgtagggtttagttggcctcatgtcttcccgaaataacgttgtagagatgccttcccggGTTCCTGAGGGTATAGCCGATTTGGTGGActcgatggttcttatgtgtgtctctctggttgattctgagttttgtgcaCAGCTTAGACAGTTTCATAGTGTTTGTAGTAATTTCAGTGATcagaagaactatgagcttgtccctccctcttctgatgagagagtctgcttttctaCTCGGGTAGTTGATgatcgccccttcttttatgtttatgattttttcttcggtccgctgggtatcacccttccttttactcaatttgaaaccgatctgttatggtcctgtaatattgccccctctcaacttcaccccaattcctggggtttcataaaaattttccaattgttgtggaatggttttggtattcctgcttcccaatctctctttttctatctgtttgtcttaactaagcccggtgtggtaaaaaagaagtcggctTGGGTCTCTTTCCGTTccacccagggaaagaaggtattttccatgtttgacgagtcgttccgtgattttaaaaactactttttcaaagtccgagctgttgaaggagctcggcccttttttctggatgaaaatgacgaacctgcttttcccttggaatggcaaaaagatgtgagggtctccagATATGCGTggaaaatgttggatgaggctgaacgagcctttgtgactgtcttggaagaacgctggggtcatccttcccatctcgacacaaagaaatttctaaccaatccttctcttcttcaaactgaactgggtatcttgtgtttatctgtttatgttgcttgtagctgtctttccgacttatccgacttgtagcttaatttctattttatttgtagaggcaatgaagaataatgaagctatgaaagcttttaagagggtgCAGAGGGCGATTGCTGCCAGGAATATTGCGGCCAAGGTGGCTGGGGAGGGGTCCTCCCAaatgcgcgagaagccatcagtgccgagttctcctggggtgaagaaggtggtccctacaccccgagtccgTTTGGTGGATCCTCACCCTACTTCTGCCGCTCCATCTGTTGCTCCtctcaataaaaaacaaaaaacagccgagccctttgacctcgatgctcctgatttcaATGCCATTGAGTTTGTggtcagcaaatcggtccctatggcTCCCTCTCTacggatgatgtgtccatcctccatcacttggaatttatggcccggaatcacgtaaagatggcgtatatggcggctgccatatatcggactactcagaatctccctctccatgccactaaagcatttatggaggaggcaaaacaggagtttgatcggatgcgagagttgaaggaggaactcgagataaaggtagccaagctggagaaggacttagagaacgagaaggcgagttctcaatcactggcagcttctttgaggttggctgaggacacagccatgatgcacaaggatagttacgttacatcctatcgggagatGTTGCGTTTGATGGAGGAGCTCGACAAtgtccgggaagattattctgagcttcaaagtcatctcgttggcagtgtgactgctgcttacgagaacttgaaggagcaagttcgggttattgctcccgaggccgatctcactCCCTTTAGCCTGGACaacattgtcagggatggcaagattgtccctgatgatggggatgatgatgatgaggtcgatcccctccctgtgtcttctgccaaggTGTCGGCGCCTACTGTTCCTCCTGCCAAGGTCGaccctcccgcttctgatcctgactgtcagattttaaaccgggacgatggtactatggatgctgttcctctccaggctcACCCTCCTTCTCCTCAGATTGATGCTGCTAAGAAGCCTTCTGACCTTTAGCAGATTTACTTTGGATATttttgtagttggcccggcttgtgggctttaaaactctttgatttattttgttgacactctttttggttgcttgtttagcaacattATTTAAAAACATAATGAATAGCTTCTGAGCTTTTGGGTCTGACCCTGAGGCTTTTATGtcactgatgagcagatattttatacgctttttggggttaatttcatatagtttttagtgtgttttagttagtttttagtttattttcagtagcttttaggcaaaattcatatttctggactttactatgagtttgtgtgtttttctgtaatttcaggtattttttggctgaaatcgagggagctgagcaaaaatctgattcaggctgaaaaaggactgctgatgctgttggattctaacttccctgcactcaaagtgaattttctagagctataaaacttcaaatggcgcgcttccaattgcgttggaaagtagacattcagggctttccagcaatatataatagtccatactttgctcaaggataaacgatgtaaactggtgttcaacgccagttccatgctgctgtctggcgtccagtgccagaaacaagttaggagttggagttcaacgccagaattagatccaaagctggcgttgaacgcccaaaatagtcctatgcacgtgagaagctttagtctcagccccagcacacaccaagtgggccccagaagtgaatttctgcaccatctatcatagtttactcattttctgtaaacctaggtcactagtttagtatttaaacaacttttagagatttattttgtatctcatgacattttagatctaaactttgtaccttttgatggcatgagtctctaaactccattgttgggggtgaggagctctgctgtgcctcgatgagttaatgccagtatttctgttttctattcaatcatgtttgttcctatctaagatattcatttgcgccttattatgatgaatgtgatgatccgtgacactcatcaccattctcaacctatgaacgtgtgcctgacaaccacctccgttctacattagattgaatgagtatctcttagattccttaatcggaatctccgtggtataagctagaatccattggcagcatccttgagaatccggaaagtctaaaccttgtctgtggtattcctagtaggattctgggattggatgactgtgacgagcttcaaactcgcgagtgctgtgcgtagtgacagacgcaaaaggatagcgaatcctattccggtatgatcgagaacctacagatgattagNNNNNNNNNNNNNNNNNNNNNNNNNNNNNNNNNNNNNNNNNNNNNNNNNNNNNNNNNNNNNNNNNNNNNNNNNNNNNNNNNNNNNNNNNNNNNNNNNNNNNNNNNNNNNNNNNNNNNNNNNNNNNNNNNNNNNNNNNNNNNNNNNNNNNNNNNNNNNNNNNNNNNNNNNNNNNNNNNNNNNNNNNNNNNNNNNNNNNNNNNNNNNNNNNNNNNNNNNNNNNNNNNNNNNNNNNNNNNNNNNNNNNNNNNNNNNNNNNNNNNNNNNNNNNNNNNNNNNNNNNNNNNNNNNNNNNNNNNNNNNNNNNNNNNNNNNNNNNNNNNNNNNNNNNNNNNNNNNNNNNNNNNNNNNNNNNNNNNNNNNNNNNNNNNNNNNNNNNNNNNNNNNNNNNNNNNNNNNNNNNNNNNNNNNNNNNNNNNNNNNNNNNNNNNNNNNNNNNNNNNNNNNNNNNNNNNNNNNNNNNNNNNNNNNNNNNNNNNNNNNNNNNNNNNNNNNNNNNNNNNNNNNNNNNNNNNNNNNNNNNNNNNNNNNNNNNNNNNNNNNNNNNNNNNNNNNNNNNNNNNNNNNNNNNNNNNNNNNNNNNNNNNNNNNNNNNNNNNNNNNNNNNNNNNNNNNNNNNNNNNNNNNNNNNNNNNNNNNNNNNNNNNNNNNNNNNNNNNNNNNNNNNNNNNNNNNNNNNNNNNNNNNNNNNNNNNNNNNNNNNNNNNNNNNNNNNNNNNNNNNNNNNNNNNNNNNNNNNNNNNNNNNNNNNNNNNNNNNNNNNNNNNNNNNNNNNNNNNNNNNNNNNNNNN is from Arachis ipaensis cultivar K30076 chromosome B01, Araip1.1, whole genome shotgun sequence and encodes:
- the LOC107628747 gene encoding pentatricopeptide repeat-containing protein At3g29230-like, yielding MAVRPKLSSLSRSRSPSLHNSNLSLSEQILPTLDPTHPILFLLDSCAGIRQFNQVHTQLLVSGIFQNPLAAGRAIKKLCSDPLTAPRATHLFDYVRQPDAFLCNTIMRSHARRGDSSGALRFYYDRMISRCVEPNHYTFPILIKISGDVGSVGEGEKGHARVVKFGFESDLFVRNSLIRMYSVFGRVADARAVFEGSSVLDLVSYNSMIDGYMKNGGIGDARQLFDEMPERDVFSWNSLIAGYVEVRDLESANELFERMPVRDVVSWNCMVDGYARIEDVFRALELFDLMPVRNVVSWNSMLALYVRVKKFSECLRMFERMMDSGEVVPNEATMVSVLTACANLGRIDVGIWVHSFIKSRNIKPDVLLSTCLLTTYAKCGAMDLARDVFNKMPVKSVVSWNSMIMAYGLHGSGDKALELFLEMEKSGLQPNDATFISVLSACTHAGMVMEGCWYFGLMCRVYKIEPKVEHYGCMVDLLARAGLVKNSEDLIRKVPKAGSVLWGALLSGCRTHIDLELGEFAAKRLIEMEPLDIGPYIMLSNIYAAEGRWDDVEHVRLMIKGKGLQKEAASHLVHLEDFESEYLIKKKAAYRKNIINSMLGELGARMKISFGNSVDKDSF